One genomic window of Psychrobacillus sp. INOP01 includes the following:
- a CDS encoding NUDIX hydrolase — translation MEYYKQLRKYVGHQPLILPGSNVLILNDKGEVLLQEREPDIYGLPGGLMELGESFEDTARREILEETGLHIGALQLCKVYSGPDYYVENPNGDTFYSVSAVYKTFEYSGEIFADGVESISLQFFSPTQLPEGIMVSYRKFIEDALLF, via the coding sequence ATGGAGTACTATAAACAACTACGAAAATATGTAGGCCATCAACCCCTTATTCTACCAGGATCTAATGTACTTATTTTGAACGATAAAGGCGAAGTATTATTGCAAGAACGAGAGCCAGATATTTACGGTCTACCTGGTGGTTTAATGGAACTCGGTGAAAGCTTCGAGGATACAGCTAGACGTGAAATATTGGAAGAAACCGGGCTTCATATAGGAGCGCTCCAGCTTTGCAAAGTCTACTCTGGTCCAGACTATTATGTCGAAAATCCAAACGGAGATACATTCTATTCAGTTTCTGCAGTTTATAAAACCTTCGAATATAGCGGTGAGATTTTTGCAGATGGAGTGGAATCCATTAGCCTTCAATTTTTTTCACCTACTCAATTGCCTGAAGGAATTATGGTGAGTTATCGTAAGTTTATTGAAGATGCTTTGCTTTTTTAG